A genomic segment from Pseudomonas mendocina encodes:
- a CDS encoding TetR/AcrR family transcriptional regulator, whose translation MKTRERILQAALQLFNEQGEPNVSTLEIANELEISPGNLYYHFHGKEPLVLELFERFQSEMAPLLNPPAEAELDVEDYWLFLHLIVERLSQYRFLFQDMSNLAGRLPKLARGIRHWLNALKRTLAALLARLMADGQLNSCTQALGQLVEQITLTLLFSLDYQRILDQDGEVRLVVYQIMMLVAPHLNQPSRGTVEHLAQRYLEA comes from the coding sequence ATGAAAACCCGCGAACGCATTCTGCAAGCCGCCCTGCAGCTGTTCAACGAGCAGGGCGAGCCCAACGTCTCCACGCTGGAAATCGCCAACGAACTGGAGATCAGCCCGGGCAATCTCTACTACCACTTCCACGGCAAGGAACCGCTGGTGCTGGAGCTTTTCGAGCGTTTCCAGAGCGAGATGGCACCGCTACTCAACCCACCTGCCGAGGCCGAACTGGATGTCGAGGACTACTGGCTGTTCCTGCACCTGATCGTCGAACGCCTGTCGCAGTACCGCTTTCTCTTTCAGGACATGTCCAACCTGGCAGGACGCCTGCCGAAACTGGCGCGGGGCATTCGCCACTGGCTGAACGCGCTGAAGCGCACCCTGGCCGCTCTGCTCGCCCGCCTGATGGCGGACGGTCAACTCAACAGCTGCACCCAGGCACTCGGCCAACTGGTCGAGCAGATCACCCTGACCCTGCTGTTCTCCCTCGACTATCAGCGCATCCTCGATCAGGACGGAGAAGTCCGCCTGGTGGTGTACCAGATCATGATGCTGGTCGCGCCGCACCTGAACCAGCCATCACGCGGCACCGTCGAACACCTGGCACAGCGTTATCTGGAAGCCTGA